A stretch of DNA from Malus sylvestris chromosome 9, drMalSylv7.2, whole genome shotgun sequence:
AAATGAACAAACGATAATCATGATCAAATTATTTTCACTGAGTGTTTGGTGGCTGTTTTGCTAATCTTGCGACTTATTGGTGTAACTGTGCCACTATCTgttatattattaaattaaacaGGCAAGTTAATTGATAATCTTCCATGCACGATGGTCTGTTGGAATTTATCTCTAATGGTTAAGTGAGATAAGACTGATTGAGTTGGTCTTCTATATTCTAAGTTTAAGTCCAGAACCAAAAACCACACTGCCTGAAAAGGATAAACGAAGAACAGTAAGCTTCCACGTAAATGCAGTGCGCAGATATAAATTTATTTCTAGTTAGTTTCAGTTTCGATGAAGCCTAGCTAGTTTCTGCACGTTTGTAAATGCAGTGCGCAGATATAATTTTCTAGCCGGTTTCAGTTTCGATAAAGCCTAGCTAGTTTCTGCacgtttttgtttgtttgtcgaTCCCCTAATTCTCTTTAGGtttattcaaaagcaaaaattaaGTAAAGTTGCGAGATTGTGTAGAAAAAAGAGTGCAGAAATCACTTTTGCATACAAATTGGAGAAAGTAAATAGGGTTTCTTTATAATAGGACTTGCTAGTAGCAGTGCAAATCCTTCAATTTATTAAACACTCTAATTAACCACACACGACATCTCTAAATACATACAATACGAAGTACTATAACCTGGAAACAAATAAAAGGACAATTAACTATATAATTAAAACgccaatatatataattagggttGCTCGTGATTTGATGATCCATCTACTGCATAATCAAGCTCCTAATTATAGCGGCCTCCGGACTATCAGCATCAATTGTAGAGAGCAGTTGGGAGAGTCGCTCGCTTAGGTCGTCAACCTCTCTGTGTAAGTTTCTGATGTAGCTGCAAGTCTCTTGTAGGACCTTAGATGCTGGTGCCTGCACCATACACCAAAGTAAAAGCCATCCCAATTAGCGCCATAACTACTGGCTTTCTAATATTTTCACAACACATTTTaaggaaataatttttttttcagtgtgACGGTGATTAACAAAACTACTATACAATATTCAATTTGCGTACACAGAATAATCTctctatatgcatacatattatatatgtataacgTATAAATTCTTCAAGTTCTAAACATATCACATGTCACATAACACATGACACATGATAAGGTTTACTACTAGATGGTCCAACTCCAACAAGACAGTGTTTAGTAATATATGGGTCAAtgggaaacccatattattaaTTATCAACCCATATATCTAGTTCCTATGGAAATGTATCAATCCCTTGATGTCCGGGTCAAGTTTAGGTTACTCGAAAAGTCCAAATAGACTACAATATTATACTTTACATGCGGTCCTAAAGTGCATTTTCTCTTTGCTCCATGTTTATCTACCTGCACTTGGGTTGTTTAGAATTCTTCAAATCCAGATGCATATGTATCATGACAAAGAATTGTTATCGACACTTATAAACAAAGTCTTATATTACAGATTTTATGCGCTTTTAACAGCTCACTCACTAATTTACCTAAGAAAATAAGTGCAAAATCAATGACTTTATTTTAGGTGTATGTTCTTTGAGAGCAGAGAGGAAGAGTTTACCTTGTTGGAGCGCCTATCTCGAATCTCAGGAACCAGTTGACGTAATTTGGACACCAGTTCGATGATTTGGTCATCTTTGATCGCTGGAGTACCTGACTGCCTCGACCTTCTGCTAGACATGATCCCCTTcacctagctagctagctagacAAGTAGCTCTAGTTTTATATATCGTTCTcagaacatatatatatgttcgtATGTATGATCAGCCTGCCTATGGAGctttatatatcatatataaggTTTAAGAACGAGAATATTAACCTAAAAGAGGCTAGCTAGTAACAGAAGCACTGGAAAAGCGGAAAAGGAAGGAGAAGTAGATGAaagaacaaggagaaggagaagaagaagaagaggaaaaagagtATCTGCCTATCTGGTAACAGAAGAAGTGGTACTAGCTATCCTAGAAATAAGGTATATGAAGAGCTTAGCCCCAGACAATGATAAGAGATATATAAAGAGAAGAAGGACCACTAGGGAAAatagcagagagagagagggagtacAACATAGACAACGATGTTGGATGTGAAGAAGACAACCGCGCATTGGAGAAAGCAGTCTACTAGACCTGGTATTTCAAGGCAAGTGTGAGAGAGCGAAATAAGAGCGACGAAATTTTTTATGGGTATTCTAAGCATAAGTTAGGTGTATTATTCACGTGTTATAATACAAATGGACGATGTGGTTGATATACATCTACGTTTAAGgtattaacaaaaaaatgaattttcGTATTAAAATTTTAGTATTACATATAACGTCCCGTGAACATGTTCTATGTACATAAAAGATTGGGAGAGAGAGTTAGATGTTGTGTGTGTTCCCGAGTTGGGGTTTGATTTCAAGTGGGCTTCAACAAAGGTGTTTGATTTTCAGCTAACAAAGTGGGGCCTTCATGTACATGTCTCCATACGCAACACCATGTGATCATAGGATACTGATCCTCTCAGCTTCCACAACTAGGGTTACTGAATTTTATTCACCAATCAGCCACTGCCATGTTTGCGCCCCCTTTGAATTTTCAGCAATGGCTCCTATGTTTCAGGGCAGTCATCTCCAGATGCAGGTATTTCTTTCTACTCCATTATTCTGACTTGGTATTCTACGGTTGGTTTTGAACACAAGGCTGGATTAGTTACATACATTGGGGCCTCTACTTGACAATAGATAAACTTCTCCGGTCAGTTTTCACACCGAGGGAGACTAAGTCGAACGTAAATATAATCTTATGTCTTTTTTATATACATAAGCATTCTTCGGATGTTGTGGGTGGTCAGGGTgtctaataaaaaaatcaatgtgTCATGCTTGGTAAAAAATTAACTAGTCAGATTCTTCAACTTCAATGGAGTTAGTTTTCGAACTGTATATTTGAAATATTTCTTTCATATTATCCCTCGGAAATCATATCACATCTTCTTATGTATATGCATTAATCAAATTGTAAATGAAATATTCAATTCGTTTTAACCAAGCAAATCTCTACTGCGTCTCTGGCTATGAGTTTATATttgttttcccttcttgtttgGGACACAACTACGTGAGCACTGCGTAGCACAAGCTTCAGGGTCACATGCCAATTTCCTGGCACACACGACACGCCAAGTGGCACGCCATAAACCTGAGTACATACAACAAGAGGTACAGAGGTGGGAGGTGTTTTCTAGAACAGGCGTGGATGTGAAATTTCCAGGCTTTTGTCAAGCACTGTCACATGCGACTATAAAATTAAACGACCCCCTATTTGTCTGCAAGGacccctcctctctctctctctctctctctctctctctctctctctctctctctctctctctcagcgaGCCTCTTGTGTGTTGTGTGCCTATGTGCTGCATGTGTGTGCATTTTGTTGCAAATTTTATTTTAGCCAACAACCAGCAAGATCTTTAACTACGATCGTTTTGGGCACCCaccaacaaaataatataattccAACCCTAAAGATAAAACGAAATGACGTTGGGATAAATATGTTGTGTGGGTATGTATCTTTCATGTTTCTAGACTCTAATCCCCAtctaatatatatattcaatttaTAAAGATAGGTTGTTTTATCAAGACAATCGGATATGTTATATATGTTGTCAACTAAGTTATGAAAAAGTTCATAAACGTAGCCACACATACTAAAGAACATATAACTAGGGTTTACTAATGGACGTAGATACATTGGATTATGATCTACAATTAGGGTCTAGTAAAAAGATTTATTATTTTGTAACAACGACAATATTCTAATCTTTTACATGAGCCTTTATgtcactacaaaaaaaaaaaaaaaaatctccctTTCCAGACGAAATGGTACATGTATTATATGTACCCTAAAGATTTACAAATAGATCAAGAGGTAATTCACTTTCATATTCTCTTCAAACCCACATAATCCACTGAAAATGGTAAAGGAGCAAAGCCGCGCACTAGGGATGGCAATTTAACCCATCAAATCCGATCCCTGCAAGTAAGCGATCCGAATGGTTCGGTTTCGGGTATAAAATTTCAGGTATTTTACGGGTATGGGTAATTGTCGGGTAAATTTTTCGGTTTTGGGTTCGGTTATGGTTATTGGGGTATCCGCCCCAAACCCATACCCGAAACCGAACCATTTCatctataaataaaaaaaatataaatatttattatatgaAAATGGGTTGTTAATAATCATGCATtattaaatatgaaattaattatttactttTATATCATTAATAATAGGAATTATATGCTTATAATTTTTAAGAGTGTAAATGTTTTCTTAGTAATATAAAGTTTTAATATTACTTATTAGATGCATTGTGTATCAATTGTATTAATAATAGcaatttatttaatatcttttttttttaatattcttcatttagttaataatataaatatatatataaatatcataatGGGGAAAACCGTTCCCCGATAATAAATCCATCACCCGACGGGTTTGGTTATGGGGAAAACCCGTTCGGGATTCTACgggtttgggtttggggaaAATAAACGGGTTCGGGTTTGGGGATGGCACATCCGAACCCAATCCATCCCGTTGCCATCCCTACTGAGCACATACATGCAGTCTCTATATGCATGCGTTCAGAGCCGACCCTAAGAATTTTGAGGCCCTAGGCGAGCCTCGAAGTGGGGCCCTAAAATTCTTTGATCTCTGGTCCTTTGTACATTGATttgtataaaaaagaatttgctaaatacataaaaagttctattttcacatcaaatatcattaaaaattaatatcaaaagaagataaatatacaaacattatttaaaCATTACACGATTCACGTTTTTAGACacaaatgtactaaatgtttgcAGTCAAGAGTTTAAGATTGATAGTgaagaacaataaaacttgatgatcaagagagtaaataacaataaaacttgattgatgAGTATAATAAACGCCAATtgtttttcttgtgtttttttcttcttctaaaatcaacatcacactaacaaattgaatattaaaataatccattgaataaaaagttattgaaaagaaaaatataaaattcaaagttttgattaccttaaagtacaatCTTTAAGACCATATGATAGTTGGTTTAAACATTCAATAGAAATTGAGAGAATAGGAAGTTGGTTTAAACATTCGATAGAAATTGGGAGAAtgagaagttgaaagaaaaaagattgcaaagagacttgagttttataactttatatgcatTTGGACAGATGGATTGAGAGTTTGACAGATGAATTGGCAATacatttgaaaaacaagaaaaatctaGTAACTGAAAGGCAACTTCGTGTTTCAAACTCAacacccaaagaaaaatgaagccaACATTTCCACTGCACTAACAAATGAATTATAatatttcttactttttttcgtatttatatgttaattacAGAATGTAAAATTTTTTTGGGACCCGTTTGAAGTGGGGGTCCTAAGCGGACAACTTGGGCTACCCTTAAGACCGGCCCTGCATGCGTTATAGCAAATCGATAGGCTCACATGGTTTACTGCATGAACCTTAATCAGGAAGAAAAATTGACCACCGtatatatacaaatcaaatcttatctcATTGATCGTAATGTATTTGTCCTTATACATGCATGTGATGTTGCTGTAAAAATAAGGGTCTAGTGACTAGTACCGGACCCAGTTAACTTGATGGAGCGATACAGGATTCATTTGAGGCAAAACATCAGCTACTTTATTAGCTTTATCTATCTCATTCTTGTTTTGATTAATTATTATACATATCTAACCAACGGTGGATGTATATTAGGACCAAGGTGGTCTCAAGATTATCCGTAGTTAAGAGAATATACATGTGAAGGTTTTCTGTGGTGCCTTTTAATTTTTGGTGTGGATTCCTTTTGTGCCTACACCAAGTGTTTGATATAGTGTTTGTTAGGCATATCTCTGCATCACTTTACATGATTCTCTCGATAGCACTCATTAGATTGCTTCAACATATGTCGATATATGCTGACATATGCACAACATAGTTTGGCTGATGACAATAAACCCACTAGGTATTCAACAAAATGTTTCAGTGAATAAACTGAAAAAACCAACCAGAACGTTATAATTTAGATAATAATTTTAGCATCACATGATTGTGTTCCgaatatattgaaaaattgCTTTGCAATGCTCTTTGATTGTGAGCCGTATTGCTCTTACTCGATCCATGTCCCCCTATTATTAATTCAAAGAGGTGTTGCCAATTTTTGGGGTCCGCTGGTGGCCTTTGTTGTTCCTCTATATTTCTGAAAGTTTTGTATTATatttattgggtttttttttatgtggaAAGGACATTATGTTTAAACCAAAAGTTCAATGATAGCCTACTACACGTCATGAATCTTCTTGAAAGTTATGTGTGTTGCAAGCTACAAAAATCTGTTATACATATGTGCGATGTAGACGAcgaattcaatatcaaattagATCGTTAATTGTGTGGTTTAACATAACTCTTCCCTCCCCTTAGTattaaatatatcgttgtacaaACTCTTGGTTACTTTAAACATCGGTCGTCAAAATATTAAACAACCATTCTGGTTCCAACAAGTCCCATCTAAAAACATTGTTTAGCCAAAGAGAAATGCAAAAGAGGCTCTTTTAAAAGTAAGACTATCTGTCACCAcacaatttaacgttaattatgatgccaacattataaaatattgtgtcaaAAATATGAGATGGCAGAATTCTTAGAAAGTCCCACTTTTAAAAGAATccccttaacatttctctttgCCGAAACACTATGGTTCAGATTCCATAAAACTTTTTATATCAAGTATCCCACTTGATTAAGTCAATTTGTTTGTTGGAGAGGATCATGAGTCTCCGACAAATTAATCCCTTGATTTACTCATTTTTACTCGTCTCCACTAATTAATCCATAGCTTTTGGTAGGTAATTGGTATAGTTCTCAACGGTCAAATTAACTGCTTAATTTGCATataaaatatttttgctcatcactttcaagtgatggtgatgctcaccaaaattttgaaatttatgtaGTAGATGGACATAAATCtgcaaaatttaaactcattcaaCGGTAATAAAAATAGTAATGAATATTATCATTACTTAAAGGTacgtggtgagcaaaaatatacCCAATTTGCATATCTCGACAAGTCCACACCGTTCTCTTTTGCCTTTAGCACAAAGTAATTAAGTTTGAATCTGCCCCGACAAATCGTTAATGATGTCTAATTAGTTTATATGCACCACCACCTACTTTTATTTCTTCATCACGAGTTAATGCAGTTTACTACTCATTGCTCGATCATCTAATGCATTGTGCATGCATGCTTGTTCAAGTAAAATATTGGATGGTCACTGCATGCGGGTAAATCGTTCAGTACATTTCACGTACAAAAAGACAATATAGATAATGCATTCCTTGCCGACTACTTTCTTGAGAGTGACTTTTATGACTAATGTACTGTACTGATTTCATGTTCCGAAAATAAGTGATTGATATGATTGTAACATTGCCACGTGATTCCGTATTTCAACAAGTCACAAATTATAGTAGAAGTGGACGATAGATTAAGTGAGGTACGTAGTAGGCAATGTTCAATAACGGAAGAGGAGTTGGCAAGAGCACTGATGataggtttatattttaatatcatAGTA
This window harbors:
- the LOC126583694 gene encoding transcription factor PRE1-like translates to MSSRRSRQSGTPAIKDDQIIELVSKLRQLVPEIRDRRSNKAPASKVLQETCSYIRNLHREVDDLSERLSQLLSTIDADSPEAAIIRSLIMQ